The Tachyglossus aculeatus isolate mTacAcu1 chromosome 7, mTacAcu1.pri, whole genome shotgun sequence genome includes a region encoding these proteins:
- the GPR37L1 gene encoding G-protein coupled receptor 37-like 1 codes for MSWLCFLAFSLATVSAAGVSPRMVLPSQGRHATTGGEAPRLRLRRGTKDDEAKGVQQYVPGVQVEYPRPIHPIGLLPTKSLMLNGTDPSQSEGTWGNGQRLLGNLSGSPGRRLQIQNPLYPVTESSYSAYAVMLLALVVFAVGIVGNLSVMCVVWHSYYLKSAWNSILASLALWDFLVLFFCLPVVIFNEITKWRLLGDVSCRAVPFMEVSSLGVTTFSLCALGIDRFHAATSPLAKTRPIERCQSILAKLAVIWVGSMTLAVPELLLWQLAQETSPATGAAADSCVMKPSSGLPDSVYSLVLTYQNARMWWNFGCYFCLPILFTVTCQLVTHRIRSSEKKPECRAAKHGQCEAQLDSTVVGLTVVYGLCTLPENVCNIVVAYLSPELSKPTLELLDLINQFSIFFKGSITPVLLLCLCKPLGQAFMDCCCCCCCCCEECGPSEASSGAGSDSKLKTEMSSSIYFHKPRESPPLPGLGTPC; via the exons ATGTCCTGGTTGTGCTTCTTGGCCTTCTCCCTTGCCACCGTGTCTGCTGCGGGGGTGTCACCGAGGATGGTCCTACCTTCCCAGGGCCGCCATGCCACCACGGGGGGAGAGGCCCCGCGGCTACGACTCAGGAGGGGCACCAAAGATGACGAAGCCAAGGGGGTCCAGCAGTATGTGCCAGGGGTGCAAGTGGAATACCCTCGGCCCATTCACCCCATCGGGCTGTTGCCCACCAAGTCCCTGATGCTCAATGGCACTGACCCATCTCAGAGTGAGGGCACCTGGGGAAACGGGCAGAGGCTCCTGGGAAACCTGTCAGGCTCCCCAGGTCGGAGGCTGCAGATCCAGAACCCGCTGTACCCGGTGACAGAGAGCTCTTACAGTGCCTACGCTGTcatgctcctggccctggtggtgTTTGCTGTGGGCATCGTGGGCAACCTGTCGGTCATGTGCGTTGTGTGGCACAGCTACTACCTGAAGAgcgcctggaactccatccttgCCAGTCTGGCCCTCTGGGACTTCCTGGTTCTTTTCTTCTGCCTGCCAGTCGTCATCTTCAATGAAATCACCAAGTGGAGACTGCTGGGTGACGTATCCTGCCGGGCTGTGCCCTTCATGGAG GTTTCCTCTCTCGGGGTCACCACGTTCAGCCTGTGTGCCCTGGGCATCGATCGCTTCCACGCCGCCACCAGCCCACTGGCCAAGACCCGGCCAATCGAACGCTGCCAGTCCATCCTGGCCAAGCTGGCGGTCATCTGGGTGGGCTCCATGACCCTAGCAGTGCCCGAGCTCTTGCTGTGGCAGCTGGCCCAGGAGACGTCGCCGGCGACGGGTGCCGCGGCGGACTCCTGCGTCATGAAGCCTTCCTCCGGGCTCCCCGACTCCGTCTACTCCTTGGTGTTGACGTACCAGAATGCCCGCATGTGGTGGAATTTTGGCTGCTATTTCTGCTTGCCCATCCTCTTCACCGTCACCTGCCAGTTGGTGACCCACAGGATCCGCAGCTCGGAGAAGAAGCCAGAGTGCCGGGCCGCTAAGCACGGCCAGTGTGAGGCCCAGCTGGACAGCACGGTGGTGGGGCTGACGGTGGTGTACGGCCTGTGCACCCTCCCGGAGAACGTCTGCAACATCGTGGTGGCCTACCTGTCTCCGGAGCTGTCCAAGCCGACGCTGGAACTCCTCGACCTCATCAACCAGTTTTCTATCTTCTTCAAGGGCTCCATCACCCCCGTGCTCCTCCTGTGCCTCTGCAAGCCGCTGGGCCAGGCCTTCATggactgctgctgttgctgctgctgctgctgtgaggAGTGTGGGCCGAGCGAAGCCTCCTCGGGCGCTGGCTCGGACAGCAAGCTGAAGACAGAAATGTCGTCCTCCATCTACTTCCACAAGCCCAGGGAGTCGCCCCCGCTGCCAGGGCTGGGCACGCCCTGCTGA